The stretch of DNA AGGGGCTCAGTCCGTACGAAATCGTGGCGAACATCGAGTTGCGCGACCCGGAATCCTGACGACCGCACTCTTTTTCCCAGTTGCACCTGACATAGGTGTGTGGTACTTTCAGCGTTGACACCGGGAGCCATGGTGGTTTTTACCATCATCCTCATCGCACTCGTTCTGTTTGCGACCGAGCCGGTTCCCGTCGACATCACCGCAATCGGCATCATGGTCGCGCTGATGGTACTTGGGCCGCTGACCGGCATCACGCCCGAAGACGGGATTTCCGGCTTTGCGAGTCCGGCAACCGTCACCGTGCTCGCGATGTTCGTCCTGAGTTACGGCATCCAGCGAACTGGCGTCATCCAGATGCTCGGGGCGTGGGTGGCGAAGTTCACCCGTGAGAGCGAAGGGCGACAACTGTTTGCGACCGTCGGCATCGTCGGCCCAATCTCGGGGTTCATCAACAACACCGCGGCGGTGGCGATTCTCCTGCCGATGGTGACGGATTTGGCCCACAAAGGGCGCACCTCGCCCTCAAAGCTCCTGATTCCGCTCTCGTATGCCTCGATGTTCGGTGGGATGTTAACCCTGATTGGAACCTCGACAAGCATCCTCGCTTCCGACCTGTCGGCGCGACTGCTCGACCGCCCGTTTACGATGTTCGAGTTCACGCAACTCGGCGCGATTGTGACCGTCGTTGGCGTGCTCTACTTGCTCACCATCGGGCGATTCTTGCTCCCAGAGCGCATCAAACCGGAAGAAGACCTCACCGAAGAGTACGAGATGGCCGAGTACCTGACCGAAGTGGTCGTCCGAGAGGACTCACCCATCATCGGCCAGACAGTGCAAGAAGCGCTCAAAGAGACCGATTTCGACGTTGACTTGATTCAGTTGATTCGCAACGACGCCGTCTTCTTAGAACCGCTCGGCCCGAAGATGATTCAGGCGGGCGATATTTTCGCGGTGCGTACCGACCGACGGACGCTCGTCCAACTGATTGACGCAGAAGGGTTAGACCTCCTTCCCGAGGTAAAAGTCACCGACGAGGAGCTGGAGCAAATCGGTGAGGGGCGCAACCTCATCGAAGTCGTCATCGCACCCTCGTCTGCGCTCGTCGGCCAGTCGCTCTCGACGGCGAACTTCCGCCAGCGGTATGACGCGACCGTGCTCGCACTGCGCCGGGGTGGCGAGCTCATCCGCCAGCGGATGGACAACTCGCCGCTTCGTGTGGGTGACACGCTGCTCGTCCAAGCGACGGGCGACAGCATCAACCGCCTCAGCCGGAATCGCAACTTCATTATCGCCCAAGAAGTCGAGCGTCCTGACTACCGGGAGTCGAAGATTCCGATTGCCGTCGGCATCGTGACCGGCGTCGTCGCTCTCGCCGCCCTCGGCGTGGTTCCCATCGTCGTCGCGGCGCTCGGCGGGGCGGTGGCGATGGTCGCAACCGGCTGTCTCCGCCCGCCTGAGGTGTACGAAGCGGTGCAGTGGGACGTCATCTTCCTGCTCGCGGGCGTGATTCCGCTCGGCATTGCGATGGAGCGCACCGGTGCGGCTGAGTTGCTCGCCAACCTCATCGTGATGTCAGCAGACGTGTTGCCCGCGATTGGCGTGCTCGGGGTGTTCTACATCGGGACGGCGTTGCTCACGAACATCATCAGCAACAACGCGAGCGTGGTGCTCATGATTCCGGTGGCGATTCAGGCGGCGGGCGACATCGGCGCGAACGCCTTCTCGTTCGTCCTCGCGGTGACGTTCGCCGCCTCGACGGCGTTCATGACGCCCGTTGGCTACCAGACCAACCTGTTCGTCTACGGCCCGGGCGGCTACAAGTTCATGGACTACGTGAAAGTCGGGACGCCGCTCCAACTCGTGTTCGCCGTCGTGACGACGGTGGGCATCTACATGATCTGGGGCGTGTAAGTCGGTAGCAAACCGGCAGACGCGGAACGAAACCCTTTACAACTGCTGCCGATAAGCCAGTATTGCGGGACCATGGGGTAGCTTGGTATCCTTCAGCGTTTGGGACGCTGTGACCCTGGTTCAAATCCGGGTGGTCCCATAATTCTCTCGCGAGCAAATTGGCGAGCGAGAGCTTTCTGATGAGCCGCGGATTTGAAGCAGAGAGCGAGTGATAGCGAGCGACCGTGGTTCAAATCCGGGTGGTCTCACTGAACTTCTGTCGCGAACAAACTCGTGAGCGGCTGCTGTTGTGATGAACAGCCGATTTGAACGAAGGAGCGTCAGCGACTGGTGTTCAAATCCGGGTGGGAACACGCGTGAGAGCGACGATTTGAGCAATCCACTCAGAAACCCGGTTCGATGCGCTCTACGAGTCCGTCGAAATCGGTATCGAAACTCAACACGGCGTCAATGCCGCGTGACTCACACTGTGCGAGTATCGTCGCGTCGGTGAAACTCAGGTCGTGGTCGTCGTAGCGTCGGAAGGTTTCGAGCGACGCTTGAACGTCGTCCGGTTCGACGTGAAGCATGTCGAAGACGGATGGAAACGGGTCTTCGCCGAGGATACGACGGGCGACGGTGTCTGCAGCGTCAAACGACCCGGTCCGAACACGCGTGAGTGTCACGGTTTCGTCGAGCACGTAGTCATTCGTATACGGTTGTCCGTAGGCTCCGTCGAGCAGTTCGTCAAACGCTGAGACTGCGCTGTCGTGGCGGTCTGCGTCCGTATCGTGGTGTGCGAAGAACACGCCGGTATCGACAAAGACGCTCATCCGTAGAGCACGTCGTCGATGTCGTCTTCGGTCGTTGTGACCCCAGAGGAGACCATTCCCGCGTGGAACTGCTCGCGTTCGGAGTCGGTAAGGGGAACGCGTTGCTCGCGGAATGAGTCGATGAGGTCTGCTTTGGACTCGATGGCGCGTTCGACAAGCCGTGCCAGAATCTCCTGTTGGGTGACTCGGTTCCCAGTTTTCAGCCGAATCTCAGCCTGAAGCCGTTCAAGCTGGGATTTGGTGTCGTCGTCCATCTTTACCGAGGTTGCCATAGTAGTAGTAGAACATTCTACTGGGTAAATGTTGCTACCACCATTGTGAGTGAGAGAGAATGGGATAGAGACGTCTGCGGTAGAGAGCACCGTGTTTGTGTCCGGGTTCACGTCTGGGAACGTCTGAGCAGAGAGACTACTACGTGGGAGACCAATCATAGAGCATGACAGACCCAGACCTGCTCATTCGACTCGATGTGCTCATCTCGCTGGTCGCTACTCTCGTGGTGTTGTTCACCGTCACGATGCTGTTCGTGGTGAACTTCTACGTCTGGGTGCTGACGGTACTGTTCGTCGGCGGCTTCGGATACTATACGTACACCGGATACAGGGGCGGAATCGAAGAAGGGAAACAGTCCAGTCAGCTCTGAGCCGCCCGCCACTCGTCTTCGAGAATTCCATACAGCAACAAGTCCACGTACTCGTGGTCGATGAACCCGCCGTCGCGGAGGTGGCCTTCTTTGGTGAAGCCGAGTTTTTCAAGCACGCGCTGTGACCCGGTGTTAAAGTCGTAAACGTAGGCGATGAGTTTGTGCAGACGACGGTGGCCAAAGCCGTAGTCGCAGACGAGCGAGACGGCTTCGGTGGCGTAACCGTTGCCCCAGTGGTCGGGAGCAATCCAGTAGCCGAGGGTGCCAGAGCCGTGGACGGTGTCGAAGTCGCTCAGGCTGATGAAACCAACGGACTCGCCGTCGGCACAAATCAGGAGGCGCACGTCGTCGCCGTCGCTCCACGATTCGTACCACTGTTCTTCCTGTAACTCGTTTACGGGTGCGGCTTTGGCGAGCGAATGCCAGACTGCCGGGTCGTTTGCGTGTTGCTGGATGAAATAGAGGTCGGCGCGCGACACGGTGTGCAACGAGACGGTGTCACCGGAGAGAAAGACGGGGCCGGGCATCAACGAATCACTGCATGTGGCGAGGTCGGCTTCGTATATAGTGATTCGCCCGAGTGAGATTCACTTTCAGTCCGCCCTTTGCCAAACTACTTAGCCGATGGTGGGGTACATTTCAGTTGAATGGCGCACGCGGAAAACGCAGAGCTCATAGACCGATTCGAAGAGTTCTACCGGAACTACTACCGCGACGCAATCGGGGAACTCGCACAGAAGTACCCCAACGAGCAGCGGTCGCTGTATCTGGATTATCAAGACCTCTACCGCTTCGACCCCGACCTCGCAGACGACTATCAGTCACAGCCGGGCCAGCTCCAGCAGTACGCAGAGGAGGCGCTTCGGATGTACGACTTGCCGGTGGACGTGGGTCTCGGCCGGGCGCACATCCGCATCCGCAATCTGCCGGAGGCGACGGACATCCGGAAGATTCGCGCCCGGCATCGTGGCCGGCTCATCGCGGTGCAGGGCATCGTCCGCAAGGCAACCGACGTGCGGCCAAAGATTCAGGAGGCCGCCTTCGAGTGTCTGCGCTGTGGGACGTTGTCGTTCATCCAGCAGGCGGGTGGCGATTTCCAAGAGCCCCACGAGTGTCAGGGCTGTGAGCGACAAGGGCCGTTTTCGATCAACTTCGACCAGTCTGAGTTCATCGACGCCCAGAAACTCCGGGTACAGGAAAGCCCCGAGGGACTGCGCGGCGGTGAGACGCCCCAGAGCATCGACATCCACATCGAAGACGACATCACGGGGAAGGTTACGGCGGGCGACCACGTCCGCGTGACCGGGATTTTGCACTTAGAACAGCAGGGGAACAATCAAGAGAAGTCCCCGATGTTCG from Haladaptatus sp. ZSTT2 encodes:
- a CDS encoding type II toxin-antitoxin system VapC family toxin, whose translation is MSVFVDTGVFFAHHDTDADRHDSAVSAFDELLDGAYGQPYTNDYVLDETVTLTRVRTGSFDAADTVARRILGEDPFPSVFDMLHVEPDDVQASLETFRRYDDHDLSFTDATILAQCESRGIDAVLSFDTDFDGLVERIEPGF
- a CDS encoding SLC13 family permease, with the protein product MVVFTIILIALVLFATEPVPVDITAIGIMVALMVLGPLTGITPEDGISGFASPATVTVLAMFVLSYGIQRTGVIQMLGAWVAKFTRESEGRQLFATVGIVGPISGFINNTAAVAILLPMVTDLAHKGRTSPSKLLIPLSYASMFGGMLTLIGTSTSILASDLSARLLDRPFTMFEFTQLGAIVTVVGVLYLLTIGRFLLPERIKPEEDLTEEYEMAEYLTEVVVREDSPIIGQTVQEALKETDFDVDLIQLIRNDAVFLEPLGPKMIQAGDIFAVRTDRRTLVQLIDAEGLDLLPEVKVTDEELEQIGEGRNLIEVVIAPSSALVGQSLSTANFRQRYDATVLALRRGGELIRQRMDNSPLRVGDTLLVQATGDSINRLSRNRNFIIAQEVERPDYRESKIPIAVGIVTGVVALAALGVVPIVVAALGGAVAMVATGCLRPPEVYEAVQWDVIFLLAGVIPLGIAMERTGAAELLANLIVMSADVLPAIGVLGVFYIGTALLTNIISNNASVVLMIPVAIQAAGDIGANAFSFVLAVTFAASTAFMTPVGYQTNLFVYGPGGYKFMDYVKVGTPLQLVFAVVTTVGIYMIWGV
- a CDS encoding GNAT family N-acetyltransferase; translated protein: MPGPVFLSGDTVSLHTVSRADLYFIQQHANDPAVWHSLAKAAPVNELQEEQWYESWSDGDDVRLLICADGESVGFISLSDFDTVHGSGTLGYWIAPDHWGNGYATEAVSLVCDYGFGHRRLHKLIAYVYDFNTGSQRVLEKLGFTKEGHLRDGGFIDHEYVDLLLYGILEDEWRAAQS